A window from Macaca fascicularis isolate 582-1 chromosome 20, T2T-MFA8v1.1 encodes these proteins:
- the PRR14 gene encoding proline-rich protein 14 isoform X1 — protein sequence MDLPGDPSPPSQARLCRQPLTRALWGARSPKRPRLQPPGAPSPLEKASRRVLAVVLEDIMAVHMGPVVPSKETSIPQHHSRQDPVHMQPPASPPRQAGWSSKARPPDPLCLCREPLSRVHRTSSTLRRRSRTTPGPEEGPSQKVDQAPQPTLVVMLEDIASPRPPAEGFIDETPNFIIPAQRAEPMKTVHQPTPPPGDREPPFQPSALPADPPESPPPAPDPALELPSTPPPSSLLRPRLSPWGLAPLFRSVRSKLESFADIFLTPNKTPQPPPPSPPMKLELKIAISEAEQSGAAEGTASVSPRPPIRQWRAQDHNTPAPLLKPSLGRSYSCPDLGPPGPGTCTWPPAPPQPSRPRPRRHTVGGGEMARAPPPPRPCLRKEVFPLGGMGASPSLATSCSSTASTSSFSEPAEPRLGSTKGKEPRASKDQVLSDPETKTIGKVSRFRIRRTPARPQLNLTPMGLPRPIRLNKKEFSLEEIYTNKNYQSPTTRRTFETIFEEPRERNGTLIFTSSRKLRRAVEFRDSSLPRSRRPSRGVRAAGGRTVPPHVAPSPDVGPLLQQRLEELDALLLEEETVDGEQPHWT from the exons ATGGACTTGCCCGGGGACCCCAG CCCGCCTAGCCAGGCGCGTCTGTGCCGCCAGCCTCTGACTCGAGCATTATGGGGAGCCAGGAGCCCGAAACGGCCGAGGCTGCAGCCCCCGGGGGCCCCTTCTCCCCTGGAAAAGGCCTCTCGGCGGGTCCTGGCCGTGGTGCTGGAAGATATCATGGCTGTTCACATG GGCCCCGTGGTACCCTCAAAGGAGACCTCCATCCCACAGCACCACAGCCGTCAGGATCCTGTCCACATGCAGCCTCCTGCCTCGCCACCCCGGCAGGCCGGGTGGTCCTCGAAGGCCAG GCCTCCCGATCCTCTGTGTTTGTGTCGCGAGCCCTTGAGCCGCGTCCACCGGACCTCTTCCACCCTGAGGCGGCGATCAAGAACAACCCCTGGCCCAGAGGAGGGCCCTTCACAAAAGGTGGACCAGGCCCCCCAGCCCACCCTGGTGGTGATGCTGGAAGACATTGCCAGTCCTAGACCCCCAGCTGAG GGCTTCATTGATGAGACCCCCAACTTCATCATCCCAGCACAAAG AGCTGAGCCCATGAAGACAGTTCACCAGCCAACACCTCCACCCGGGGACCGAGAACCCCCATTCCAGCCATCTGCTCTGCCTGCAGACCCTCCAGAGAGCCCACCACCAG CCCCAGATCCTGCTCTGGAGCTCCCATCCACCCCACCACCGTCCAGCCTTTTACGCCCCCGCCTCAGTCCCTGGGGCTTGGCCCCGCTCTTCCGTTCCGTCCGCTCCAAGCTGGAGAGCTTTGCTGACATCTTCCTCACACCCAACAAAACCCCACAGCCCCCGCCCCCGTCCCCCCCAATGAAGCTGGAGTTGAAGATCGCCATCTCAGAGGCTGAGCAGTCTGGGGCTGCTGAGGGCACTGCGTCTGTCAGCCCCCGACCCCCCATCCGCCAGTGGCGGGCTCAGGACCACAATACCCCAGCACCTCTTCTTAAGCCCTCTCTGGGCCGAAGCTACTCCTGCCCTGATCTGGGGCCCCCTGGCCCAGGTACCTGCACCTGGCCACCTGCTCCACCCCAACCAAGCCGGCCACGGCCGCGGCGGCACACTGTGGGTGGTGGGGAAATGGCCCGAGCCCCGCCACCCCCTCGGCCCTGTCTCCGGAAAGAGGTCTTCCCTCTCGGAGGAATGGGAGCCTCCCCTTCTCTCGCCACATCTTGCTCGTCCACGGCATCCACTTCCTCCTTCTCCGAACCAGCAGAACCCAG GTTGGGTTCAACCAAAGGGAAGGAGCCAAGAGCCTCAAAGGACCAGGTGCTTTCAGACCCTGAGACCAAG ACCATAGGAAAGGTTTCTCGATTCAGAATACGCAGAACACCAGCCCGTCCTCAGCTAAACCTTACACCAATGGGACTGCCTCGACCAATCAG GTTGAACAAGAAGGAGTTCAGCTTGGAAGAAATTTACACCAACAAGAATTACCAGTCACCCACAACCAGGAG GACCTTTGAGACCATCTTCGAGGAACCCCGGGAGCGCAATGGGACTCTGATTTTCACCAGCTCAAGGAAGCTCCGGCGGGCTGTGGAATTTCGGGACAGCAGCCTTCCTCGATCACGACGGCCATCCCGTGGGGTCCGGGCTGCAGGGGGCAGGACTGTTCCTCCCCATGTGGCCCCCAGCCCTGATGTGGGCCCCCTGCTCCAGCAGCGGCTGGAGGAGCTAGACGCCTTGCTCCTAGAGGAAGAAACAGTAGATGGGGAGCAGCCCCACTGGACCTAG
- the PRR14 gene encoding proline-rich protein 14 isoform X3, producing MKTVHQPTPPPGDREPPFQPSALPADPPESPPPAPDPALELPSTPPPSSLLRPRLSPWGLAPLFRSVRSKLESFADIFLTPNKTPQPPPPSPPMKLELKIAISEAEQSGAAEGTASVSPRPPIRQWRAQDHNTPAPLLKPSLGRSYSCPDLGPPGPGTCTWPPAPPQPSRPRPRRHTVGGGEMARAPPPPRPCLRKEVFPLGGMGASPSLATSCSSTASTSSFSEPAEPRLGSTKGKEPRASKDQVLSDPETKTIGKVSRFRIRRTPARPQLNLTPMGLPRPIRLNKKEFSLEEIYTNKNYQSPTTRRTFETIFEEPRERNGTLIFTSSRKLRRAVEFRDSSLPRSRRPSRGVRAAGGRTVPPHVAPSPDVGPLLQQRLEELDALLLEEETVDGEQPHWT from the exons ATGAAGACAGTTCACCAGCCAACACCTCCACCCGGGGACCGAGAACCCCCATTCCAGCCATCTGCTCTGCCTGCAGACCCTCCAGAGAGCCCACCACCAG CCCCAGATCCTGCTCTGGAGCTCCCATCCACCCCACCACCGTCCAGCCTTTTACGCCCCCGCCTCAGTCCCTGGGGCTTGGCCCCGCTCTTCCGTTCCGTCCGCTCCAAGCTGGAGAGCTTTGCTGACATCTTCCTCACACCCAACAAAACCCCACAGCCCCCGCCCCCGTCCCCCCCAATGAAGCTGGAGTTGAAGATCGCCATCTCAGAGGCTGAGCAGTCTGGGGCTGCTGAGGGCACTGCGTCTGTCAGCCCCCGACCCCCCATCCGCCAGTGGCGGGCTCAGGACCACAATACCCCAGCACCTCTTCTTAAGCCCTCTCTGGGCCGAAGCTACTCCTGCCCTGATCTGGGGCCCCCTGGCCCAGGTACCTGCACCTGGCCACCTGCTCCACCCCAACCAAGCCGGCCACGGCCGCGGCGGCACACTGTGGGTGGTGGGGAAATGGCCCGAGCCCCGCCACCCCCTCGGCCCTGTCTCCGGAAAGAGGTCTTCCCTCTCGGAGGAATGGGAGCCTCCCCTTCTCTCGCCACATCTTGCTCGTCCACGGCATCCACTTCCTCCTTCTCCGAACCAGCAGAACCCAG GTTGGGTTCAACCAAAGGGAAGGAGCCAAGAGCCTCAAAGGACCAGGTGCTTTCAGACCCTGAGACCAAG ACCATAGGAAAGGTTTCTCGATTCAGAATACGCAGAACACCAGCCCGTCCTCAGCTAAACCTTACACCAATGGGACTGCCTCGACCAATCAG GTTGAACAAGAAGGAGTTCAGCTTGGAAGAAATTTACACCAACAAGAATTACCAGTCACCCACAACCAGGAG GACCTTTGAGACCATCTTCGAGGAACCCCGGGAGCGCAATGGGACTCTGATTTTCACCAGCTCAAGGAAGCTCCGGCGGGCTGTGGAATTTCGGGACAGCAGCCTTCCTCGATCACGACGGCCATCCCGTGGGGTCCGGGCTGCAGGGGGCAGGACTGTTCCTCCCCATGTGGCCCCCAGCCCTGATGTGGGCCCCCTGCTCCAGCAGCGGCTGGAGGAGCTAGACGCCTTGCTCCTAGAGGAAGAAACAGTAGATGGGGAGCAGCCCCACTGGACCTAG
- the PRR14 gene encoding proline-rich protein 14 isoform X2, whose amino-acid sequence MQPPASPPRQAGWSSKARPPDPLCLCREPLSRVHRTSSTLRRRSRTTPGPEEGPSQKVDQAPQPTLVVMLEDIASPRPPAEGFIDETPNFIIPAQRAEPMKTVHQPTPPPGDREPPFQPSALPADPPESPPPAPDPALELPSTPPPSSLLRPRLSPWGLAPLFRSVRSKLESFADIFLTPNKTPQPPPPSPPMKLELKIAISEAEQSGAAEGTASVSPRPPIRQWRAQDHNTPAPLLKPSLGRSYSCPDLGPPGPGTCTWPPAPPQPSRPRPRRHTVGGGEMARAPPPPRPCLRKEVFPLGGMGASPSLATSCSSTASTSSFSEPAEPRLGSTKGKEPRASKDQVLSDPETKTIGKVSRFRIRRTPARPQLNLTPMGLPRPIRLNKKEFSLEEIYTNKNYQSPTTRRTFETIFEEPRERNGTLIFTSSRKLRRAVEFRDSSLPRSRRPSRGVRAAGGRTVPPHVAPSPDVGPLLQQRLEELDALLLEEETVDGEQPHWT is encoded by the exons ATGCAGCCTCCTGCCTCGCCACCCCGGCAGGCCGGGTGGTCCTCGAAGGCCAG GCCTCCCGATCCTCTGTGTTTGTGTCGCGAGCCCTTGAGCCGCGTCCACCGGACCTCTTCCACCCTGAGGCGGCGATCAAGAACAACCCCTGGCCCAGAGGAGGGCCCTTCACAAAAGGTGGACCAGGCCCCCCAGCCCACCCTGGTGGTGATGCTGGAAGACATTGCCAGTCCTAGACCCCCAGCTGAG GGCTTCATTGATGAGACCCCCAACTTCATCATCCCAGCACAAAG AGCTGAGCCCATGAAGACAGTTCACCAGCCAACACCTCCACCCGGGGACCGAGAACCCCCATTCCAGCCATCTGCTCTGCCTGCAGACCCTCCAGAGAGCCCACCACCAG CCCCAGATCCTGCTCTGGAGCTCCCATCCACCCCACCACCGTCCAGCCTTTTACGCCCCCGCCTCAGTCCCTGGGGCTTGGCCCCGCTCTTCCGTTCCGTCCGCTCCAAGCTGGAGAGCTTTGCTGACATCTTCCTCACACCCAACAAAACCCCACAGCCCCCGCCCCCGTCCCCCCCAATGAAGCTGGAGTTGAAGATCGCCATCTCAGAGGCTGAGCAGTCTGGGGCTGCTGAGGGCACTGCGTCTGTCAGCCCCCGACCCCCCATCCGCCAGTGGCGGGCTCAGGACCACAATACCCCAGCACCTCTTCTTAAGCCCTCTCTGGGCCGAAGCTACTCCTGCCCTGATCTGGGGCCCCCTGGCCCAGGTACCTGCACCTGGCCACCTGCTCCACCCCAACCAAGCCGGCCACGGCCGCGGCGGCACACTGTGGGTGGTGGGGAAATGGCCCGAGCCCCGCCACCCCCTCGGCCCTGTCTCCGGAAAGAGGTCTTCCCTCTCGGAGGAATGGGAGCCTCCCCTTCTCTCGCCACATCTTGCTCGTCCACGGCATCCACTTCCTCCTTCTCCGAACCAGCAGAACCCAG GTTGGGTTCAACCAAAGGGAAGGAGCCAAGAGCCTCAAAGGACCAGGTGCTTTCAGACCCTGAGACCAAG ACCATAGGAAAGGTTTCTCGATTCAGAATACGCAGAACACCAGCCCGTCCTCAGCTAAACCTTACACCAATGGGACTGCCTCGACCAATCAG GTTGAACAAGAAGGAGTTCAGCTTGGAAGAAATTTACACCAACAAGAATTACCAGTCACCCACAACCAGGAG GACCTTTGAGACCATCTTCGAGGAACCCCGGGAGCGCAATGGGACTCTGATTTTCACCAGCTCAAGGAAGCTCCGGCGGGCTGTGGAATTTCGGGACAGCAGCCTTCCTCGATCACGACGGCCATCCCGTGGGGTCCGGGCTGCAGGGGGCAGGACTGTTCCTCCCCATGTGGCCCCCAGCCCTGATGTGGGCCCCCTGCTCCAGCAGCGGCTGGAGGAGCTAGACGCCTTGCTCCTAGAGGAAGAAACAGTAGATGGGGAGCAGCCCCACTGGACCTAG